In Acidobacteriota bacterium, the following proteins share a genomic window:
- a CDS encoding HD domain-containing protein, with protein MSSRLEQQIEFILEIDRLKSILRQTTLTDDSRRENSAEHSWHIALMVFVLAEHAVGEDLALDRVMQMLLVHDLVEIDAGDTFCYDAEANRDKEIREQRAADRIFGLLPPDQGERLRRLWDEFEAGETPEARYAVALDRMQPMLLNLASEGSSWQRHGIRRQQVVERNRPIGDGAPALWRYMEERLAAAVRDGLLEE; from the coding sequence ATGAGCAGCCGCCTCGAACAGCAGATCGAGTTCATTCTCGAGATCGACCGTCTCAAGTCCATCCTGCGCCAGACCACCCTGACGGACGACTCCCGGCGCGAAAACTCGGCCGAGCACTCCTGGCACATCGCCCTGATGGTGTTCGTTCTCGCCGAGCATGCGGTCGGTGAGGACCTCGCCCTCGATCGCGTCATGCAGATGCTGCTGGTGCACGACCTGGTGGAGATCGACGCCGGCGACACCTTCTGCTACGACGCCGAGGCCAACCGCGACAAGGAAATTCGCGAGCAGCGCGCCGCCGATCGCATCTTCGGCCTCCTACCGCCGGACCAGGGGGAACGCCTACGCCGCCTGTGGGACGAGTTCGAGGCCGGCGAAACGCCCGAGGCGCGCTACGCGGTGGCCCTCGATCGCATGCAGCCGATGCTCCTCAACCTGGCGTCGGAGGGCTCCTCCTGGCAGCGCCACGGCATCCGCCGGCAGCAGGTGGTGGAGCGCAATCGGCCGATCGGCGATGGCGCACCGGCCCTCTGGCGCTATATGGAAGAGCGTCTCGCGGCGGCCGTGCGCGACGGCCTCCTCGAAGAATGA
- a CDS encoding CRTAC1 family protein has protein sequence MTPKPLPNKLEATFEAAAMTALLGLFLVAPPTAAQGEGSFREAADSGLAFVHTTGASGEFHFPEIAGSGGALIDFDGDGDLDVYLVQGTTLGSASPPSPRPSDRLFRNDLEVLPDGSRRLRFVEVTNRAGLSKATGYGMGATSGDYDGDGDRDLYITNYGSNQLWRNRGDGTFEEVTQRAGADDPRWSVSAAFFDADGDGDLDLYIGNYVAFQLAKKVPCFDAAGKRDYCGPTSYPAEPDRLLRNRGDGTFEDITAEAGLSGAAGAALGVVATDFDHDGRTDLFVANDGSMNFLWMNRGGGRFAEEGLLRGCAVNADGRAEASMGVDAADFDRDGDEDLFITHLDGETNTLYLNDGDGQFLDRSTASGLANPSWKSTGFGTSWLDYDNDGHLDLMAVNGAVKAIAEQRQAGDPFPYRQPNQLFHNTGEGRFEDVSSSAGEVFGLSEVSRGALVGDLDNDGDSDVIITNAEGPARLLLNTVGQDASWVGFELAPAHRAPTSRVEVRFADGGVLWGRSRTAGAYASAGDPRVLLGLGKGREIRQVLVHWADGRIEAWPPLAIDEYHRLERGRGTVEP, from the coding sequence ATGACCCCAAAGCCCCTCCCCAACAAGCTCGAAGCGACCTTCGAGGCCGCCGCGATGACGGCCCTTCTGGGGTTGTTTCTCGTCGCACCGCCGACCGCCGCCCAGGGCGAAGGGAGCTTCCGCGAAGCCGCCGACAGCGGCCTCGCCTTCGTCCACACGACCGGCGCCAGCGGGGAGTTCCACTTCCCGGAGATCGCCGGTTCAGGCGGTGCGCTGATCGATTTCGATGGCGACGGCGACCTCGACGTCTACCTGGTTCAAGGAACGACCCTGGGCTCCGCCTCCCCGCCCTCGCCCCGACCGAGTGACCGCCTGTTCCGCAACGACCTCGAGGTTCTGCCGGACGGTTCCCGCCGGCTGCGCTTCGTCGAGGTCACCAATCGGGCCGGCCTCTCGAAGGCCACCGGTTACGGCATGGGGGCCACCAGCGGCGACTACGACGGCGACGGCGATCGCGACCTCTACATCACCAACTACGGTTCGAATCAGCTGTGGCGCAATCGCGGCGACGGTACCTTCGAGGAGGTCACGCAGCGGGCCGGTGCGGACGACCCCCGCTGGAGTGTCAGCGCCGCCTTCTTCGATGCCGACGGCGATGGCGACCTCGACCTCTACATCGGCAACTACGTCGCCTTCCAGCTCGCCAAGAAAGTCCCCTGCTTCGACGCCGCGGGCAAGCGCGACTACTGCGGTCCGACCTCCTACCCCGCCGAGCCCGATCGCCTGCTGCGCAATCGCGGCGACGGCACCTTCGAAGACATCACCGCCGAGGCGGGTCTCTCCGGCGCCGCCGGCGCCGCCCTCGGCGTGGTGGCGACGGACTTCGACCACGATGGTCGCACCGACCTGTTCGTCGCCAATGACGGCAGCATGAATTTCCTGTGGATGAATCGCGGCGGTGGGCGCTTCGCGGAGGAAGGTCTGCTGCGCGGCTGCGCCGTCAACGCCGATGGCCGCGCCGAGGCCAGCATGGGCGTCGACGCTGCCGACTTCGATCGCGACGGCGACGAAGACCTCTTCATCACGCACCTCGACGGCGAGACCAACACCCTCTACCTCAACGACGGGGATGGCCAGTTCCTCGATCGTTCGACCGCCAGCGGCCTGGCCAATCCGAGCTGGAAGAGCACTGGCTTCGGCACCTCCTGGCTCGACTACGACAACGACGGCCATCTCGACCTGATGGCGGTCAATGGCGCTGTCAAGGCGATCGCCGAGCAGCGCCAAGCGGGCGACCCATTCCCCTACCGTCAGCCCAACCAGCTCTTCCACAACACCGGCGAAGGTCGCTTCGAGGACGTCAGCTCGTCGGCCGGCGAGGTCTTCGGCCTCTCCGAGGTCAGCCGCGGCGCCCTGGTCGGCGACCTCGACAACGACGGCGACAGTGACGTGATCATCACCAATGCCGAAGGCCCGGCCCGGCTCCTCCTCAACACCGTCGGCCAGGACGCCTCGTGGGTCGGCTTCGAGCTCGCTCCGGCGCACCGCGCCCCGACCTCGCGCGTCGAAGTCCGTTTCGCCGATGGCGGCGTCCTCTGGGGACGCAGCCGAACCGCCGGCGCCTACGCCTCGGCGGGTGATCCAAGAGTGCTGCTCGGACTCGGCAAGGGCCGTGAGATCCGACAGGTGCTCGTGCATTGGGCCGACGGCCGCATCGAAGCCTGGCCGCCCCTCGCCATCGACGAGTACCATCGCCTCGAACGCGGGCGAGGGACCGTCGAACCGTGA